The Mobula hypostoma chromosome 9, sMobHyp1.1, whole genome shotgun sequence genomic sequence tcaccatataggaCCCTGagatttcttcataattgcacttgtgtgctgggctcaTTACAGGTTCTCCaaaaaataacactgaggaatttaaagttgccaccactctgcacctctgaccctctgatgaggactggctcatggacctttggtttccttcttctgaagtcaataatcagctccctggtctgatgacattgagtaaaaggttgttatggcaccactcaaccagattttccatctccctcctatctttgatttggcctacaacagtggtgttgtcagcaaatttgaatatggtttTGGGGTTACGCTTTGctacacagtcgtaagtgtaaagcgagtggagcaaggggctaagcacgcaGCATTGTGGtacacttgtgctgatggagattgtggtggagatgttgccagtccgaactgactggggtctgcaagtgaggaaattggtgatccaattgcacaaggaggtattgagaccctAGATGTAGAAGCTTAGTTTTGAggggtgatggtattgaatgctgagctgtcgttgatcaagagcatcctggtgtatgcatctttgctgagcagatattccagggttgagtgaagggcaaatgagatggcatctgctgtgggcctGTTGCTCCAGTATGCAAAGTGAAGTGGGTCTAAGTTgcttttcaggcaggagttgatatgttttgtcgtcagtctctcaaagcacttcatcactggatGTAACTTTTACTAGACGATAGactttgaggcaggtcaccacgttcttcttgggcaccggtcggtataattgaagcaggtgggtacctcagactgctgaagtggtTAAAGATCtctgtgaacactccagccagttgatcagcacaggtctttagtacgtgGCCAGGTATTGCGTCTGGGCTGGAAACTTCTCATGGGTCCCCCCTCCTGAAGGCTGTTCGCATATtcgcctcagagactgaaatcataggatcatcggGGACTGTGGGAGGTGGTGACAGTTCCTCCATATTtttatggtcaaagtgagcaaaaaggcattgagcttatctggaaACAAAGTGGTAACAGTCACCGAAGGCGGCTATGTacagtgggttttttttgcaGCTGACAGGGCAGGTTGTACAAAGTACTTGGAATGCTTAGCTTTATAGAAAATGTGGATTTTATACTACACCTTTCAATAAATTACCGGTCAGGATCTAGTTATGGTAGTATGCCCAAGCCTTTGAACCACACCTTAGAAAGAATGCCGTCAGTACAATTAGGATGCAGAGATTGCTGCAGGACTGAAAGATCAAAGTTGGAGAGATTGCTTTCCAGTACAATGGTCAAATGGGTGATTGGTAGAATTGTAATAACTATAATATGTTTTGACAAAAGTAAATCTGGAAAAAAATGTTTCCAATGAGAATGAAATGGGTAAACAGAAATTTTCTGAAATGCTGCATGAAAAAATTGGGGAAATTGGAGCAGAactttgaaaagtacagcactaaAGTAGGTCCTCAAGCCCGCATtgttgttgtgccaaactaattaaatatcTAACTGAACTAATCCTGACTGcacaaggtccatatccctctataggTCCTCAAGATGGCGTCAAGCTGTGACCATCATTTAATtgatttttagtttttttttggttcgTTGGGATAGCTTATCGGACAGGGAGGGGAGTTAGAGGCCAAGTTACAGTTTTAGGGGCAGGGATGTGGAGGAATTAAGGGACATGCAAGAATCTTAAGTCTTGAGTCTTCGCTCCACATTTGAAGGAGAGTGACGCAGATACGGGATACCCTTGGACTGGGCCAGGATGTCTGGCTAACAGCCCAACATGGACAAAGGCTGGTGGGTCCAGAGAGTATGTGAATTGTCAGTGGGTTTTGAGTTGGAGTTCCATATGGGCAGAAGGAACAAGGTCTGATGATCCTCTGGGTTTGCGAATTGGTGAGACCAGAGTTCAAGGCTTAGTGTTCAGATTGCGCCATCAGTGGAGTTCAAGGGTGACCATTGATCAGCAATCTGGAAATCAAAGTCTGTTGAAATCTCTGCGATTGCACTGGGGTAatcaaaggcccaatgtctgcgtGCCTGCGACTGAATCCAGGATGGCCAGAAGCCGAGGCCAAAGAATACGGACTGCCTTGGGGTTAGAGAACACTGTAagggtgtgggtgggagggaggaatggagctTGTTTTGcatctgttttgttgcttgttgtgtcctATGTTGTTctactgagcattgtgggcatactatatcGGCGCCAGATTGTGTTGTGGCACTTGTGGGTGACCCCAGCACACCCCtggtgtgttggttattaacgcaaacaacacatttcactgaactgtatgtttcaatgtacacatgataaagaAACAAATCttcagtcttgaatcttgaattctcTACACATTCACATGCTTATCTAAAAACCTCCAAACGCCTCTATTTTATTTGCCTCCAATACCattcctggcagtgcattcagatAGCCATTACTCactgtgaagaggaaaaaaatgcccttctcaccttaaacgcaTGCCCTCCATGTATTTCACTCTGGGATAAAGATACCTGCTCTCTATATCTGTCTCTCATTATCATATAAACTTATTTTAGGTCTCTACCCAGCCTCAGCCTCTCCAGAGAATGCAAAACAAGTTTGTTCACCCTCCTTACAGAacttgctctctaattcaggtagCATCTCAGTAATCCTCTTCTGCACTCCATTCAAAACCTCCCATCCATCATATAATatgtgaccagaattgaatgcaatacttcatatgtggcctaaccacagttttataaagctgcaaatcAGTGATGACTCAGAAAGCAGAGAATAAACACCATAGAGGTAATAATTTTCAGGGCTGTAGGAAAGTGTTATTAATTGGATGACTGACAGCAGGTCTGGATGGACTCTTGTGCTGTTCCTTCTGTGATTAGGAGAATAGTTTTGTATGTAGGTACTTATAAATATGAACACTGCTGATAAATGGTAGCCTCATAGTGACTTAATGCACATTTTTACAGGGTCTTTTTCCTTTAACTTTGAGGTGATTCTAATAGCATATCTTTTCTGTTCATGCTTAATATTATTTAATATAATAATTACTTCACTCTTGTACTGGTTTCCAAACTTTTAGTTTGTCAGATTTTGCTCTATGCATTTCTGAATACTGATGGTAGGTTTCACATTCGTtggcatttttaaaaaagttttctttGCAGAAAACttacgacctggatgtgggggtaaaagggtgggttggcaagtttgcagacgacacaaaggttggtggtgttgtagatagtgtagaggattgttgaagattacagagagacattgataggatgcagaagtgggctgagaagtggcagatggagttcaacccggagaagtgtgaggtggtacactttgggaggacaaactccaaggctgagtacacagtaaatggcaggatactttgtagtgtggaggagcagagggatctaggggtacgtgtccacagatccctgaaagttgcctcacaggtagatagggtagttaagaaagcttatggggtgttagctttcataagtcgagggatagagtttaagagtcgcgaggtaatgatgcagctctataaaactctggttaggccacacttggagtactgtgtccagttctggtcgcctcactataggaaggatatggaagcattggaaagggtacagaggagatttaccaggatgctgcctggtttagagagtatggattatgatcagagattaaaggagctagggctttactctttggagagaaggaggatgagaggagacatgatagaggtgtacaagatattaaaaggaatagatagagtggatagccagcacctcttccccagggcaccactgctcaatacaagaggacatggctttaaggtaaggggtgggaagttcaaggatattagaggaaggtttttttactcggagagtggttggtgcatggaatacactgcctgagtcagtggtggaggcagatacacgagtgaaatttaagagactactagacagggatatggaggaatttaaggtgggggggttatatgggaggcagggtttgagggtcggcacaacaatgtgggccaaagggcctgtactgtgctgtactgttctatgattctatgaaaaaAAAGCTAGTGTATAAATAATCAAAATTTCTGCTAATGAATCAGAATTTGGTTACAATTATCTGCTccacttttatttcttcattGAGAAACTTGGCAAATGGCCAGCTCAAAATCAAATTAAGGAATTTTCTCACATGTTCATCTTTAAGTTAACAACTATCGACTCCTTTATACTTCAGCAGCTTGTTGTGTTAATTTACATTTAGATTCACttatccattcagggccccaaccggtccttccagatgaggcaacacttcacctgtgaatctgctggggtcatctgttgtgtaCGGTGCTCTCGATAAGGCCTCCTGTTCATTGGTGAGACATGTCCTAAATTGAGGGACTGCTCGTCGAGCTCCTCCGCACCATCTGCCACTAGTGGGACTtcctggtgaccaaacatttAAATTCCGATTACCATTCTGATGTGTCGATCTAAGGCCTCCTtttatgccaagatgaggccaccctcagggtggaggagcaacactttatattccctctgggtaccctccaacctgttGATAGAGTATTGATTTCTCCTAGTGAGCAGATGCCCCTCCCTCCTtcgtctattccccactctaacctttcactttttctcacttgcctattacttcccccgggtcctctcctccttccttctactgtccactctcctcttccataagattcctttttcttcagctctTGAagtttcccacccacttggcttcacctatcacctcccagctagccactttcccctcccccatctttttattcaggcatctccccccaccttccttctcagtcctgaagaagggtctcggcacagaACGTCGACTTTGtaccttttccatagatactgcctgtcctgctaagatctctagcattttgtgtgtgttactttgatacTAGTCCAGCTCGTTCACTGTCTCTGGAAATCTCTTATAATCACTCAGAAGAGCTGATGTGAATTGGTTTAGCTTTTATTTAGTATGAAATTACCTTTCTTTTCTCAAAAATCCAGCATAACAGAATGCTTATCCCTATTTTCTGCTTAGAGAAAGGCTATTTATTTTGTCCTGGCCAACTTGAGATTAAGAAAAACAAATCCAGTTTGCTCATTTAACTGATGGCTGCAATATAATGTTGCAGCTCGATAAAACCCCatttagactacacttggaatattgcattcagtattccaagtgtggtctgccaAGAGAAGGATGTGTAAACTTTAGAGAGAATACAGAGATTTACAAAGTGCTGCCTGGATAGGAGAGTATGTCTTAAGTggacaggttgagcgagctacagcttttctctttggagcagaggatCATAGGCGACttaatagaagtatacaagatgtTAGGagtcatagattgagtggacagccaaagacttttccTAGGGCAGAGGTGGCTAatttgagggggcataattttacggTGATTAAAGGAATGTATAGAGAGGATATCGGAGTTTAGTTTTTATTTTGCACAGAGTGAGataagtgtgtggaatgtgctgccacagGTGGTGTAGAGCCAGAGATAttaaagacatttaagagactcttagataaggtACATAAATGATAtaaaattggagggctatgtgggagggaagggttaggttgattttggaataggttaaaaggttagtacaacatcatgggccaaatcaCCTgagctgtgctgtaatgttcattctggtaACTCTTCTGAAACCCTTCCAAGGCTTTGAAATGCAGTCGACTTAAACTGCATGTATGAATGAGGTTGAGCCATTGATTATAACTGCTTTCATAACTTTTTCATGTTCTTTTGTGGCTCTTATTTATGTTCATTTTACCTGCTTTCTCATCTTGTCTAATATTTGCAAATGTTTCTGTGAGTTTACTCCCACAGCTCCTTTATTTGTTGAACTATGtattagatgttgcctgacaatTTTGTGCCACTTtatacttttaataatgctgaaAGAAAGACACCAATAAATGCTTCTTATGTCCTTGAAAAATATTGCAAGTATTTAATAAAATGTAATTTAAGTACCAAAATGTAGTAATTTTAACATACTGGTGTCTTGATTAAATCAAATGAAATTAATACTAACTCCAGCATATTCCAAAATAATAGTTCATTATGAAGTCAGATATTTTTTgaaaaatgtaaagaaaatgaaTTTGCTTCAACACAGAAGATGAAATATTTGTGATCCTGAAATTGTTGAAAGCTATTTGTAGCAGCCTACTGAATATCTGGAATGTGAGAATGATGTGTCTGAAATGATCAAGTTAACCAATTGGAACATtaatgtattttgtttttttttagaatgCACAAACGCGACATTGAGGCTACTCAATCAAAGTCAGTaaagaataaaaaacaaattgaaataattgttaccGACACTCAGAGAAAAGAATTTAGTGAGAAACATAAATCTGaagggaagaaaaagaaaaagcatAAAGTGAAAACTCTTCTAAGTGAGGCAAATGAATCGGAACTAGCTTCGTACCCTGAAGCGTGCAGTGATATGAAGTCAGTTAAGAAGAAGAAAAGCAAATCTAAAAGGGCGAGAACTATAGAAGAAGATAAAGGAtccaagaatgaaaaaaaattgaCAAAGGAAGAGAATCCACCAGAAGGAGAAGTTCAGGAGGATGTATATGGTggtttaaaaaagaaaaagaaaaagaaaaaaaagtgtaaaCCAGATGATGATTCTGACCCACAGAACATTACTGAAGAGAGTAATAGAAAAACATGTGAGGATGAAGCAGGCAGAGTTCAGAATGAAGCCAAACATGTTAAGAGTGTGAGCAAAGATGGTGTCAGACATGTCAATGTGGAAGAAGGCTTAGCTAAAGGTATCAAAACATCAGATGGTACTGCAGATGAAATGACAGAAGAACCTTGTGTTGCTGATGCCAAAAGtatgaagaaaaagaagaagcgATCTCATATGGAGAATATTGAAACACATGAAACTGAAAAATCaccaaagaaacaaaaaaaagacaaacattCTGGTGAACTCGAAACTGGGTATGACCAATTCAGCCAAGCAGATGTAAGAAAGCAAAAACATAATCAAATGGTAGACAACCATAACAATGAGACAGACAAAAAATtcacaaaaaagaagaagaaagaaaagctACATTCCAAAAGGCATCTATTGGAACCTGAAGAGTCACACAATGAACATTCATCACTGGAAAATGAGAGGAAAAATTTGgaagaaattgaaaatgtcactgaaTGTAGTACAAAGTCtaaaaagaagaaaaggaaaagatCCATTACTGCTGAAGGAGAAGAAATTGAAAAAAatgataaagaaataaataaatgtgacAAAACTAGTAATATTTGCAAATCCCAACACTCCCCTTCAAAGAGGACAAAAGAGGACAAGCAGGAAGCAGCATTAGATGTTCCTAAGGAATctataaaaaataaaaagaaaattaaaaagggaaagaaagacgCCCCACCTGGGACCCAAGCTTTTAAAGTAACGCAAATTAATTTTCATGTTGCTTAAACTGTAAAGTATTTAAAGGAATTTGTTTTGCCATGAAGCCATGACCTTCTCAAGCAGCAGTTCTGTTTGAAAGCAGCTTAACAGTAATTTGTGTTTTCTTTTacataaaattatttttatttgtacctTTTTGTATATGGATGTGTGATAAAGTGAAATGTTGCTGAATTTTGTTATTTCAGGTAAAAACAGAGCAGTGCGACAGTGATGATTTGCAGATTATATCTGAAAGAAAAGGAAGTTTATTTGAAGTGACAATAGACAAGGTACACAAATGCATTGAACATCTGTTCATTGTAGGAAACAGGCAGAACAGGCTACATAGGCAACAGCATGACTGTATAGGCCTATGATTCATTTTCAGTCGTTCTATATAAACCCGATGGATGGCaataaacaaaggaaaattgATATTTTATTAATAGGAGAAAAGTTATACGCAGAAGATGGGCTTCTAATTATGGTTTCCAGTCAACAAAGTATTATATTTGAAAGTCAAAGTATTTTGGCTGAGCATCAgtctcagtagatcaggcaacaTGTGGAAACAacaacagttaatgttttagattgacgaccttttgtcagaactgaggtcattgacctgaaacttttaacttttgtttcttgctccatagatgcagcctgacctgctgagaatttccaacattttccgTTTATAGGTATCTAATATTTGACTTCAGTTGCAGGTATTTTATTGCCAATTTAGCTGCAGTTTTCCTCCAACTGCTTGTTTTAAAATGAGAAGTTATAACTGGCTATATCATCAATGTTAACTATAATCCAGTTTATCTTTGATGAAACACTCTTAACAGAAGTCATTGGGTAGCAATTTGGACTCAGAACCTTAGTTGGTTCTTTTCTTTAAATGAGGCCAAATGAAGCCAATAGTAGCATTTTGGATACTTTAGACGGAAATCATATGCACACAGGGCATCAAAATTGAGGTCTTCTTGAATGTTTGGCCTAATTACTCATTGGATAAAGCTTCAAAATACTATATATGAATTTAATGTATAAATTACCATACAAGGAAAAGAACTGTTAAATGTGTAACAGTGTATTTTAGAAATATACTGTTATTTTTCCAGATTGAAATCATCACAGTGATGGCCAtccaagattagattagattatgaggaagaTTGTGTACTTCCTTGAAATGAGTTGGCAAGCCTTATAAATAGAACAGCAGGGTGGGAAGTATTGCCACCAAGAAGCACTTATTGCTTCTTTTCAGAAGAAGAGAGGAAAATAAGAATTGATGGTAGAATGAAAAGGAAATTGCATTTATGTAATAGAacgtaggagaataaggggagacttgatagagatgcaggttttttccactgaagttaggtgttactacagctagaggtcataggttaaaggtgaaggatgaaatatttaagggcaacctgaggggtaacttcacttacgaggtggtgtgtatgtggaacgagctgccagcagaagtactGGAAGCAGGTTCATttgcaacatttaggagaagtttggctAGGTACCTGGCTGCTCCTTTAACCATTGTTTGTTTTCACTTCAATATGTTGTTGTTCAATAATATGAAAAAAGTAGGACGTCCATCCTGTCAATCATTGGGAATATTCTGTCAAGGTTCCTGAATGTGATATCCTACAGAGCTTTGAATGTATTTTTAATAATGAGTTAATCATTTATAAAGGGTGTTATTCATAGTTTACTTTTGGATTGAGGAAGAGAAAGGAAGTGCCACAGAAACAGCATCTGGGCATAGTTAACCCAAGATTGTCTGTGAACCAAGAGTTTGCTTTATGGACGTCTTCTAAAGGAGGATTGCGTAATTTGGTCACATTCTCTAATTAGATCATCTCCAATACCTTGGAACTGGTAATATGATTCCTTTACTTGAGAACCATAATATGAATTTTATTTTCTAACTCCAAAACTATTTCAACATTTCTCAGTAGCATCTCTGCGTACATTCAGCTAGAAACTTGTCCCTGGTCATACGCATTAAGTGCCCAATATGATTATACTCCCGATCCCAAAATTTTACAAGTTATTGAAGCAGAGGTCAATTGGCTGTCACTGCATTTACAAAATGAGACCCAAGATAGAATCCTTACTTCCCACCCCCTAAAATGTTCTTCTTGCCGCACGACTTGAGTGGCAATATTTATCTTTGAAGTTAGTattctttaaaacattgaatgCAACGTTAACATCAAAATACAGATTGAAGTCTAGGTTATCACCCTTCTAAAACCATGCTTACATTCTTCTTTGCATAATTTGCAAATGTGAAATGGAACattttattcattttatattttttattttaggCTAGACGGAAGGCTTTGCAGGAAGAAATTGATCGAGAATCTGGTAAAACAGATACTCCTGAACCAAGAGCTTCTTTTGAAACTAAACCATTAGTAagtaatttaccaatttacagaTTATTTTATGAATTGCTAAAAGAAACCTCTAGCATAGGGATTAATGCAGGAAGTTAACAGTTAGTTGTGAAAACGAACTTCAGGTTAACAATTGGACAATATTTTGAACTCCCCTCTGATTCCTCAGTTTTGAAAGATTCTGCAGTGTTTGATAGTTACAGCAAAATGCCTCCCAAtcaaaagttaacaaatttagtTGTTAGCTTGCAATAATTTTGAGTTTTGCCCTACTTGCTGTTATAAgatttgggaaaaaaaagtagGTACACATTAAATTTTTTGATGCTTTAATTGGCTACAGATTTAATATTTTATGATAACTGCTTACTGAATGAAGAAATGGTTTTCATATTGTTAATATATTCAAACTACATTTTTAAAGTAAGCACACCTTTTAGTGAAATTTATAATTATAAACCATAATTCAGTTTGTGGTTATTAAATCAACTTCACAATAATACATTTGTCACATACTTGCTACTTACTATTAAAAGTCAATGGAATTATCTTGGCCAAATGATCCTATTTCTTGATTTGGCATGGGATCATCAACAAGCCCATTCAGTgcaaattttaaattttaaatccaGGAGATAGCATGGGTACTATAGGAAATGGTAGGTTGTAACATTGGTTCAGTCATAATTTTGAATTGCATTAATGCAGATCAGCTTTATCATTAACTGTCTTGATATGGAAATGCTGAATCCAGTTATTGGTGATAACTAGAAACTAGTGGGTCTGCCACCCATATATTCCCTTCCTGATATTTGGCTAATACTTTAGCATCCATTTAGCACTGGCAGCCAAAGACAAATTTTGACCTGAGAAGTCTAAAATATGTGTTTATGTCAGCGTCAGCTAAATTTTTTTCACTTTGATCACAGAATTTCAACCAAAAATAAATTTTCATCAGGAGAAAATAGAATGCTCAAACTATTTGTGTTTCCTCAACACCTGATATATAATATCGATAGAGGTAAAGGTGGAGTAATTACAGAGGGGGAGTTTTAAGAGGACAGTTTGACAGTT encodes the following:
- the LOC134352007 gene encoding lysine-rich nucleolar protein 1-like isoform X2: MRMHKRDIEATQSKSVKNKKQIEIIVTDTQRKEFSEKHKSEGKKKKKHKVKTLLSEANESELASYPEACSDMKSVKKKKSKSKRARTIEEDKGSKNEKKLTKEENPPEGEVQEDVYGGLKKKKKKKKKCKPDDDSDPQNITEESNRKTCEDEAGRVQNEAKHVKSVSKDGVRHVNVEEGLAKGIKTSDGTADEMTEEPCVADAKSMKKKKKRSHMENIETHETEKSPKKQKKDKHSGELETGYDQFSQADVRKQKHNQMVDNHNNETDKKFTKKKKKEKLHSKRHLLEPEESHNEHSSLENERKNLEEIENVTECSTKSKKKKRKRSITAEGEEIEKNDKEINKCDKTSNICKSQHSPSKRTKEDKQEAALDVPKESIKNKKKIKKGKKDAPPGTQAFKVKTEQCDSDDLQIISERKGSLFEVTIDKARRKALQEEIDRESGKTDTPEPRASFETKPLCTGTQWDTATFESVDQKNKFLRLMGGLKSSNQTQSTGHVYGKPNMAFNKQEEKKHNSILQREFDKALNLRQNRGIGLGFQASPDHAKTKTFFIDKHATNSKKFDLD
- the LOC134352007 gene encoding lysine-rich nucleolar protein 1-like isoform X3, translated to MHKRDIEATQSKSVKNKKQIEIIVTDTQRKEFSEKHKSEGKKKKKHKVKTLLSEANESELASYPEACSDMKSVKKKKSKSKRARTIEEDKGSKNEKKLTKEENPPEGEVQEDVYGGLKKKKKKKKKCKPDDDSDPQNITEESNRKTCEDEAGRVQNEAKHVKSVSKDGVRHVNVEEGLAKGIKTSDGTADEMTEEPCVADAKSMKKKKKRSHMENIETHETEKSPKKQKKDKHSGELETGYDQFSQADVRKQKHNQMVDNHNNETDKKFTKKKKKEKLHSKRHLLEPEESHNEHSSLENERKNLEEIENVTECSTKSKKKKRKRSITAEGEEIEKNDKEINKCDKTSNICKSQHSPSKRTKEDKQEAALDVPKESIKNKKKIKKGKKDAPPGTQAFKVKTEQCDSDDLQIISERKGSLFEVTIDKARRKALQEEIDRESGKTDTPEPRASFETKPLCTGTQWDTATFESVDQKNKFLRLMGGLKSSNQTQSTGHVYGKPNMAFNKQEEKKHNSILQREFDKALNLRQNRGIGLGFQASPDHAKTKTFFIDKHATNSKKFDLD
- the LOC134352007 gene encoding lysine-rich nucleolar protein 1-like isoform X4: MEGMSWVVLDDGYCFLVQKSIMHKRDIEATQSKSVKNKKQIEIIVTDTQRKEFSEKHKSEGKKKKKHKVKTLLSEANESELASYPEACSDMKSVKKKKSKSKRARTIEEDKGSKNEKKLTKEENPPEGEVQEDVYGGLKKKKKKKKKCKPDDDSDPQNITEESNRKTCEDEAGRVQNEAKHVKSVSKDGVRHVNVEEGLAKGIKTSDGTADEMTEEPCVADAKSMKKKKKRSHMENIETHETEKSPKKQKKDKHSGELETGYDQFSQADVRKQKHNQMVDNHNNETDKKFTKKKKKEKLHSKRHLLEPEESHNEHSSLENERKNLEEIENVTECSTKSKKKKRKRSITAEGEEIEKNDKEINKCDKTSNICKSQHSPSKRTKEDKQEAALDVPKESIKNKKKIKKGKKDAPPGTQAFKARRKALQEEIDRESGKTDTPEPRASFETKPLCTGTQWDTATFESVDQKNKFLRLMGGLKSSNQTQSTGHVYGKPNMAFNKQEEKKHNSILQREFDKALNLRQNRGIGLGFQASPDHAKTKTFFIDKHATNSKKFDLD
- the LOC134352007 gene encoding lysine-rich nucleolar protein 1-like isoform X1, which produces MEGMSWVVLDDGYCFLVQKSIMHKRDIEATQSKSVKNKKQIEIIVTDTQRKEFSEKHKSEGKKKKKHKVKTLLSEANESELASYPEACSDMKSVKKKKSKSKRARTIEEDKGSKNEKKLTKEENPPEGEVQEDVYGGLKKKKKKKKKCKPDDDSDPQNITEESNRKTCEDEAGRVQNEAKHVKSVSKDGVRHVNVEEGLAKGIKTSDGTADEMTEEPCVADAKSMKKKKKRSHMENIETHETEKSPKKQKKDKHSGELETGYDQFSQADVRKQKHNQMVDNHNNETDKKFTKKKKKEKLHSKRHLLEPEESHNEHSSLENERKNLEEIENVTECSTKSKKKKRKRSITAEGEEIEKNDKEINKCDKTSNICKSQHSPSKRTKEDKQEAALDVPKESIKNKKKIKKGKKDAPPGTQAFKVKTEQCDSDDLQIISERKGSLFEVTIDKARRKALQEEIDRESGKTDTPEPRASFETKPLCTGTQWDTATFESVDQKNKFLRLMGGLKSSNQTQSTGHVYGKPNMAFNKQEEKKHNSILQREFDKALNLRQNRGIGLGFQASPDHAKTKTFFIDKHATNSKKFDLD